A genomic window from Chlorobium phaeobacteroides DSM 266 includes:
- a CDS encoding D-sedoheptulose-7-phosphate isomerase produces the protein MRRKSGCSAGLDDRSAYEEVVLDSMLYSARLKETVARGNSAVVVAMARLIAGVFETGGKLLICGNGGSAADAQHLATEFTIRYRSSVHRPALPAIALTTDSSALTAGANDLGYDEVFRRLVEAYGRPGDLLLGLSTSGNSRSVVHALDYARKHGMRTLALLGGDGGALKGLADLSVVVPHNGSADRVQECHITLGHVIIDLVERMMGYGTECNNQQNEQGYADQTD, from the coding sequence ATGAGAAGAAAGTCCGGATGTTCGGCGGGGCTTGATGACCGTTCCGCTTATGAGGAGGTTGTGCTTGATTCGATGCTCTATAGCGCGCGGCTCAAAGAGACTGTTGCCCGTGGGAACAGCGCAGTCGTTGTGGCGATGGCAAGATTGATCGCCGGCGTTTTCGAAACGGGCGGCAAGCTGCTGATCTGCGGCAATGGCGGCAGTGCGGCTGACGCACAGCATCTGGCAACTGAGTTTACGATTCGATACAGGTCGAGCGTACACCGTCCGGCGCTCCCTGCAATAGCCCTGACTACGGATAGTTCCGCGCTGACTGCCGGGGCGAATGATCTGGGTTATGACGAGGTTTTCAGAAGGCTTGTGGAGGCTTACGGGAGGCCTGGCGATCTTCTGCTGGGTCTTTCAACAAGCGGAAACAGCAGAAGCGTTGTGCATGCGCTCGATTATGCCCGAAAGCACGGGATGAGGACTCTTGCACTGCTCGGCGGTGACGGAGGTGCGCTCAAAGGGCTGGCGGATCTATCCGTTGTGGTTCCTCATAACGGTTCGGCCGACAGGGTTCAGGAGTGTCATATTACGCTTGGTCACGTTATTATTGATCTTGTTGAGCGGATGATGGGGTACGGTACGGAGTGCAATAATCAACAAAATGAACAAGGATATGCAGATCAAACAGATTGA
- a CDS encoding FmdB family zinc ribbon protein → MPTYQYRCTSCGNELEVVQKMTDAPLTRCTKCEQETFERVISAEGGFVLKGSGFYGTDYCASKPSSSTPASAPGSCSTGTCPFAK, encoded by the coding sequence ATGCCAACCTATCAGTATCGTTGCACAAGCTGCGGGAATGAGCTTGAAGTTGTTCAGAAAATGACCGATGCGCCTCTGACAAGATGCACGAAATGTGAACAAGAGACTTTTGAGCGGGTAATCAGTGCCGAAGGGGGATTTGTGCTCAAAGGGTCCGGATTTTACGGAACGGATTATTGCGCAAGCAAGCCATCTTCGTCGACTCCTGCCTCTGCGCCGGGTTCCTGTTCAACAGGCACCTGTCCTTTTGCGAAGTGA
- the recO gene encoding DNA repair protein RecO yields the protein MIVKTRAIVLREIRYRDQSKICSLFTREFGLLSVIIKGGRNPKSKLAGRFIAGTVLDIVLYKKTTREIQLVSEGNLLFSPMVPQPDIERYAIMYRIIDLVSQSIDGQEKNIPLFSLIASVLEELYSTSDRFRLLYSWFLLKLVSLLGFEPSIHRCVLSHEEISPATLAENKGELCFLFNPGGVALPASKSVIENENRPLSMATYALLSAISSTPLNLLKNIEAIPPQTDLLCNLLEEYCTLHLVHHPHKKNIAIVSQILSE from the coding sequence GTGATCGTCAAAACCCGTGCAATCGTGCTCAGGGAGATCCGTTACCGCGATCAATCCAAAATCTGTTCGCTCTTCACCAGAGAGTTCGGATTGCTTTCCGTCATCATCAAGGGCGGAAGAAATCCCAAAAGCAAACTTGCCGGACGATTCATAGCAGGCACTGTTCTCGATATCGTTCTCTACAAAAAAACAACCCGGGAAATACAGCTCGTCAGTGAAGGAAACCTGCTTTTCAGCCCCATGGTTCCCCAACCGGATATCGAACGCTACGCAATAATGTACCGCATCATCGACCTTGTCAGCCAGTCCATTGACGGGCAGGAAAAAAACATCCCCCTCTTCTCCCTCATCGCCAGCGTTCTCGAAGAGCTCTACAGCACCAGCGACCGTTTCAGACTCCTCTACTCCTGGTTTCTGCTCAAGCTGGTCTCACTTCTCGGATTCGAACCATCCATTCACCGCTGCGTCCTGAGCCATGAAGAGATCTCCCCTGCAACGCTTGCAGAAAACAAAGGCGAACTCTGCTTTCTGTTCAACCCGGGAGGCGTAGCACTCCCGGCAAGCAAGAGCGTTATCGAAAACGAAAACCGCCCGCTCTCAATGGCTACCTACGCTCTCCTCAGCGCCATATCGTCCACGCCGCTCAATTTGCTCAAAAACATCGAAGCCATACCTCCGCAGACAGACCTGCTCTGCAACCTGCTCGAAGAATATTGCACCCTGCATCTGGTACACCACCCGCACAAAAAAAACATTGCCATTGTTTCCCAAATCCTGTCCGAATAA
- a CDS encoding universal stress protein, whose product MKKILVPTDLSIQASYAFDVALSIARKFSAAVHLYHVIEVPDYPEINAITEHWKLGSANVLEAIETRLRQITKSEATEGLSVDWSVDFDTPYEKIAKKADNEAFDLIVIGFCGRKTLERLTIGSTTDKVITHASCPVLTIKEKLSCFSPTKIVFASNFASNISCCASAVREMADTYGASLHLLSISTKAHFENTRRATMLMKTFAAANAIVDYTVNSYNDESEEEGILHFAEDIQADLLCIPLHAKTGISRLFSGNIATTISQQATLPVMTCKVPAAP is encoded by the coding sequence ATGAAAAAAATCCTTGTCCCGACGGACCTCTCAATTCAAGCATCATATGCTTTTGACGTCGCGCTCTCTATTGCCCGTAAATTCAGCGCAGCCGTTCACCTCTACCATGTCATCGAAGTACCCGATTATCCGGAAATCAACGCCATAACGGAACACTGGAAACTCGGATCAGCCAACGTCCTGGAAGCCATCGAAACAAGATTGCGCCAGATAACCAAAAGCGAAGCCACAGAAGGTCTCTCGGTTGACTGGTCTGTAGATTTTGACACCCCATACGAAAAAATCGCCAAAAAAGCCGATAACGAAGCGTTCGACCTTATCGTCATCGGTTTCTGCGGCAGAAAAACACTCGAACGACTGACCATCGGATCAACGACAGACAAGGTGATTACCCATGCATCATGCCCCGTTCTGACCATAAAAGAAAAACTATCCTGTTTCTCGCCAACAAAAATCGTTTTCGCATCGAATTTCGCCAGCAACATCTCCTGCTGCGCCTCTGCCGTCAGAGAGATGGCAGACACCTACGGCGCCTCGCTCCATCTGTTGAGCATCAGCACCAAAGCACATTTCGAAAACACCCGTCGTGCGACCATGCTGATGAAAACCTTTGCCGCCGCAAACGCCATCGTCGACTATACCGTCAACAGCTATAACGACGAAAGCGAAGAAGAGGGAATCCTGCATTTCGCCGAAGACATCCAGGCCGATCTCCTCTGCATCCCCTTGCACGCAAAAACCGGCATATCCCGACTCTTCAGCGGAAACATCGCAACGACCATATCACAACAGGCAACCCTGCCGGTCATGACCTGCAAAGTCCCTGCCGCTCCCTGA
- a CDS encoding molybdopterin-containing oxidoreductase family protein: MQDQAHSQPGAVQAFSGRNSAVSGESGEKVVYSICEHCFWRCGIAAHVRDGKVYKITGSEHHPLSQGKLCPRGTGGIGQLYDPDRLAHPLIRETRGGKQYYRKATWDEAVGVVAEKLYKTSQTYGPGSIAMLHHGYGVSFFKKMLSEIGVNKIAKPSYDLCCGPARQAAVLTYGYPSDTPEGFDMMNSKYMIFFGTHFGENMHNTAVQEISEGIRRGAKIVVFDPRFSTLAGKADHWLPIKPATDIAMMQGLMHVLISEEIYDKAFVEAHTVGFGELWESVREMTPEKVSAITDIPADAIRTVAREYAFHAPAAFVHSGRRTNWYGDALQRLRAIHILNALVGNFKMPGGVVAFEKFPLVQPPAAHEHPAYEKEVYSKYPFFPNDEPSNTIASHEIVQQAISGEVKALVIYGVNLPETMTLGRKAAIEALEKVDFMVAIDVLPAEVTGYADVVLPECTYLERYDDLDNGRAFRTPFVALRQPAVPPMYESKPGNQIAKMITDKWGLHGVFAPTVEAGLNKKLGLIGSSLEEIKKKGVLVMPATDLYRKPGEALNLKTPSGKIELASEQLKTGGFDAVPTYTAHPEPPAGFYRMLTGRKPMLTFGRTANNRFLGDLATAKENEVWVNEQIAGKHNITNGEYVHLKNQDGVISQFPVKVKVTQRIRPDAVYMVHGFGHTSAKLTWAYKRGASHNQLITRTEIDPAMGAVGFQNNFVTFIKEA, from the coding sequence TTGCAGGATCAAGCGCACTCTCAGCCCGGTGCCGTACAGGCTTTTTCAGGCCGCAACTCCGCCGTATCAGGCGAGTCCGGAGAAAAAGTCGTTTACTCGATCTGCGAGCACTGTTTCTGGCGGTGCGGAATTGCCGCTCATGTACGCGACGGAAAGGTATACAAGATCACCGGATCGGAACATCACCCGCTCAGCCAGGGAAAACTCTGCCCGAGAGGCACCGGAGGAATCGGCCAGTTGTACGACCCCGACCGTCTTGCTCACCCCCTGATCCGTGAAACAAGAGGCGGAAAACAGTACTACAGAAAAGCCACCTGGGACGAAGCTGTCGGAGTTGTTGCGGAAAAGCTCTACAAAACAAGCCAGACCTACGGCCCAGGCTCGATAGCCATGCTGCACCACGGCTACGGAGTCTCGTTCTTCAAAAAAATGCTCTCGGAAATCGGGGTCAACAAAATCGCCAAACCATCCTACGATCTCTGCTGCGGCCCTGCCCGTCAGGCAGCCGTGCTTACCTATGGCTACCCCAGCGACACCCCCGAAGGATTCGATATGATGAACAGTAAATACATGATCTTTTTCGGAACCCATTTCGGAGAGAACATGCACAACACCGCCGTTCAGGAGATTTCCGAAGGGATCCGCCGCGGAGCAAAAATCGTCGTTTTCGACCCCCGCTTCTCGACGCTTGCGGGAAAAGCCGATCACTGGCTCCCCATCAAACCGGCAACGGATATCGCCATGATGCAGGGCCTCATGCACGTGCTCATCAGCGAAGAAATTTACGACAAAGCGTTTGTCGAAGCCCACACCGTCGGTTTTGGCGAGCTTTGGGAATCCGTACGAGAGATGACCCCGGAAAAAGTTTCGGCAATCACCGACATCCCGGCCGATGCCATCCGCACCGTGGCAAGAGAGTACGCATTCCATGCTCCGGCAGCCTTCGTACACAGCGGACGACGGACCAACTGGTACGGCGACGCCCTGCAAAGACTCCGCGCCATCCATATACTCAACGCCCTGGTTGGTAACTTCAAAATGCCCGGCGGCGTCGTCGCCTTCGAAAAGTTTCCGCTTGTTCAACCTCCGGCAGCGCACGAACACCCTGCCTACGAAAAAGAGGTCTACAGCAAATACCCGTTCTTTCCGAACGACGAACCCTCAAACACCATCGCCTCGCACGAAATCGTACAACAGGCCATATCCGGAGAGGTCAAGGCGCTGGTTATCTACGGAGTCAACCTCCCGGAAACCATGACCCTTGGAAGAAAAGCCGCCATAGAGGCCCTTGAAAAAGTTGACTTCATGGTTGCCATTGATGTGCTGCCTGCAGAGGTTACCGGCTACGCCGACGTGGTGCTACCGGAATGCACCTATCTTGAACGGTACGACGATCTCGATAACGGACGAGCCTTCCGCACCCCTTTTGTAGCACTCCGCCAACCGGCTGTTCCCCCCATGTACGAATCAAAACCCGGCAACCAGATCGCAAAAATGATTACCGACAAATGGGGACTCCACGGCGTCTTTGCGCCAACGGTCGAAGCCGGTCTCAATAAAAAACTCGGACTCATCGGCAGCTCCCTTGAAGAGATAAAGAAAAAAGGAGTGCTCGTCATGCCGGCAACCGACCTGTACCGAAAACCCGGCGAAGCGCTCAACCTGAAAACGCCGAGCGGAAAAATCGAACTCGCTTCGGAACAGCTCAAAACAGGAGGATTCGACGCCGTTCCGACCTATACGGCCCATCCCGAACCACCGGCAGGCTTCTACCGGATGCTGACGGGCCGCAAACCGATGCTCACCTTCGGGCGAACGGCCAACAACCGCTTCCTCGGAGATCTTGCCACAGCAAAAGAAAACGAAGTCTGGGTCAACGAACAAATCGCCGGCAAACACAACATTACCAATGGAGAGTATGTTCACCTGAAAAACCAGGACGGCGTCATCTCTCAATTTCCGGTAAAAGTCAAGGTAACGCAGCGAATACGACCCGATGCCGTCTACATGGTTCACGGATTCGGACACACCTCTGCAAAGCTCACCTGGGCCTACAAACGGGGAGCATCGCATAACCAGCTTATAACAAGAACCGAAATAGACCCGGCAATGGGTGCCGTTGGCTTTCAGAACAACTTTGTGACATTCATCAAGGAGGCATAA
- a CDS encoding DUF190 domain-containing protein: MMELRNLEQLRIFVGEQVKLAHRPLYEAIVHEALAEGLAGATVQKGVLSYGHHQIVHTAKIIEYSVNLPMVIELVDSESKIEAFFPVLERMVKESGDRVMVTRERVRSGIIE; the protein is encoded by the coding sequence ATGATGGAATTAAGAAATCTCGAGCAGCTCCGTATTTTCGTCGGAGAACAGGTCAAGCTTGCGCACCGCCCTTTGTATGAGGCTATCGTTCACGAAGCCCTTGCGGAAGGATTGGCGGGCGCTACGGTGCAGAAGGGGGTGCTTTCATACGGTCACCACCAGATTGTGCATACGGCCAAGATTATTGAGTATTCGGTGAATCTTCCGATGGTTATCGAGCTTGTCGATTCGGAGTCGAAAATCGAGGCGTTTTTTCCTGTATTGGAACGAATGGTCAAGGAGTCCGGGGACCGGGTTATGGTTACCCGGGAACGGGTTCGCTCGGGTATTATCGAGTAG
- a CDS encoding 4Fe-4S dicluster domain-containing protein, whose protein sequence is MSNKKSYGMVIDTRVCVACSACVYACKSENGIPEGYCRDWVVQETEGTLPKLTMENRSERCQHCDNAPCVTYCPTRASHYAEDGTVQINRSRCTGCKACLAACPYDARYVHPEGFVDKCSLCQHRLEKGLKTACVSICPTGSLNLVDFNDPEQEAQQLMNGKLVYRQKEHAGTEPSLYWISASNKPGA, encoded by the coding sequence GTGAGCAACAAAAAAAGCTATGGAATGGTCATCGACACCAGGGTCTGCGTCGCCTGCTCAGCCTGTGTCTATGCATGTAAATCAGAAAACGGCATACCCGAAGGGTACTGCCGCGACTGGGTAGTCCAGGAAACCGAAGGGACGCTGCCCAAACTCACCATGGAAAACCGCTCGGAGCGCTGCCAGCACTGCGACAACGCCCCCTGCGTCACCTACTGTCCAACCAGAGCGTCGCACTATGCCGAAGACGGGACGGTGCAGATCAACCGGTCGCGCTGCACAGGATGCAAAGCCTGCCTTGCCGCATGCCCCTACGATGCACGATACGTCCATCCCGAAGGCTTTGTCGACAAATGCTCGCTCTGTCAGCACCGACTTGAAAAAGGGCTCAAAACCGCATGTGTCTCGATCTGTCCCACAGGCAGTCTGAATCTGGTCGATTTCAACGATCCCGAACAGGAAGCCCAACAACTCATGAACGGCAAACTCGTCTACCGGCAAAAAGAGCACGCCGGCACGGAACCAAGCCTCTACTGGATTTCTGCAAGCAATAAACCCGGAGCGTAA
- the hemL gene encoding glutamate-1-semialdehyde 2,1-aminomutase yields the protein MLQHTKSAELFEKAKQFIPGGVNSPVRAFKSVGGTPIYMAKGRGAYLTDVDGNSYLDYVGSWGPFILGSMHPRITAALEYTLKNIGTSFGTPIEMEIEIAELLCKIVPSLEMVRMVNSGTEATMSAVRLARGYTGRDKIIKFEGCYHGHGDSFLIKAGSGALTLGAPDSPGVTKGTALDTLNATYNDIESVKLLVEENKNNIAAIIIEPVAGNTGVIPAKPGFLADLRNLCDQNGIVLIFDEVMCGFRVALGGAQSLYGVTPDLTTMGKIIGGGLPVGAFGGKRKIMERVAPLGDVYQAGTLSGNPLALTAGLETLKILMDENPYPELERKAAILEAGFRDNMQKLGLNFVQNRVGSMACLFFTETPVESYASAITADIRKYGKYFHSMLEQGIYLAPSQFEAMFTSSMHTDEDLDKTIKANFNALQIACS from the coding sequence ATGCTTCAACACACCAAATCAGCAGAACTCTTTGAAAAAGCAAAGCAGTTTATTCCCGGCGGCGTAAACTCTCCGGTTCGCGCATTTAAATCCGTCGGCGGCACGCCGATTTACATGGCTAAAGGCAGAGGCGCCTACCTTACCGATGTTGATGGCAACAGCTACCTTGACTATGTCGGTTCATGGGGCCCGTTTATCCTCGGCAGCATGCACCCCAGAATCACGGCGGCGCTTGAGTATACCCTCAAAAATATCGGCACAAGCTTCGGCACCCCGATCGAGATGGAAATCGAAATCGCTGAACTGCTCTGTAAAATCGTACCCTCTCTTGAAATGGTCCGCATGGTCAACAGCGGCACCGAAGCGACCATGTCGGCGGTACGCCTTGCCCGAGGATACACCGGACGCGATAAAATCATCAAATTCGAAGGGTGCTATCATGGCCACGGCGACAGCTTCCTCATCAAAGCCGGCTCGGGCGCGCTCACGCTCGGAGCCCCCGACAGCCCCGGCGTCACCAAAGGAACAGCCCTCGACACCCTCAACGCCACCTACAACGACATCGAATCGGTAAAACTCCTCGTCGAGGAAAACAAGAACAACATTGCCGCAATCATCATCGAACCGGTTGCCGGCAACACCGGGGTCATACCCGCAAAACCGGGATTCCTTGCAGACCTACGCAACCTTTGCGACCAGAACGGCATTGTCCTGATTTTTGATGAAGTCATGTGTGGCTTCCGCGTTGCGCTCGGCGGAGCACAAAGCCTCTACGGAGTAACGCCCGACCTGACCACCATGGGTAAAATCATCGGCGGCGGCCTTCCTGTCGGAGCATTCGGCGGAAAACGCAAAATCATGGAACGCGTAGCCCCGCTTGGCGACGTCTATCAGGCAGGCACCCTGTCCGGCAACCCGCTGGCGCTCACCGCCGGTCTCGAGACCCTCAAAATCCTCATGGACGAAAATCCATATCCGGAACTTGAAAGAAAGGCGGCAATACTTGAAGCCGGCTTCCGCGACAACATGCAGAAACTCGGACTCAACTTCGTACAGAACCGCGTCGGCTCCATGGCCTGCCTCTTCTTCACCGAAACACCGGTCGAAAGCTATGCCAGCGCCATCACCGCCGACATCAGGAAATACGGAAAATATTTCCACTCCATGCTCGAACAAGGAATCTATCTCGCCCCGTCGCAATTCGAGGCCATGTTCACCAGCAGCATGCATACCGATGAAGATCTCGATAAAACCATCAAAGCAAACTTCAACGCGCTGCAGATTGCATGCAGTTGA
- the crcB gene encoding fluoride efflux transporter CrcB, producing MLMKQVSAFLLVGIGGFLGSAARYGASLLLSPVAGGLPLATFSVNIIGCFFIGFISELALSTTLVSPESRLFLVTGFCGGFTTFSSYIFENASLLKDGQMLYTSAYLAGSVIGGFVALYSGTFFAKIWT from the coding sequence ATGCTTATGAAACAGGTGTCTGCGTTTCTCCTTGTCGGCATTGGAGGTTTTCTCGGTTCGGCTGCCCGTTACGGGGCGTCGCTTCTTCTTTCGCCAGTGGCGGGGGGGTTGCCGCTGGCTACTTTTTCCGTCAATATTATCGGCTGTTTTTTTATCGGGTTTATCAGTGAACTGGCGCTTTCGACAACGCTTGTGTCGCCTGAATCGAGACTTTTTCTGGTAACCGGTTTTTGCGGCGGGTTTACCACCTTTTCATCGTATATTTTTGAGAACGCCTCGCTTCTCAAGGATGGTCAGATGCTTTATACTTCGGCCTATCTTGCGGGAAGTGTTATTGGCGGGTTTGTCGCTTTGTATTCTGGAACATTTTTTGCTAAAATTTGGACATGA
- a CDS encoding LptA/OstA family protein has protein sequence MKKNISIALLTMALLVQAAILLTPHHNTLYAENKKIILRNADIIEGGQLDGASSPDKQFRSVIGNVIFEHNNMTLQCDRATEYPGENRITLTGNITITGNDLEIHADNGIYHPDTEIGELTGNVRGRMISSNHAAKAKKAILNNRTNQLWLYEDAIAWGADQQISGDIILVHLKETAKGGKRRIDEVQVHRNAFFAAKDTLSGTPQLFDQLSGKKMVIRMNDRSKISGVTVTDQAESLYHLYDENRQPSGINYSSGNIIRMLFRDGHLVRVNVTGNVEGKQYPVSYRGDTSLNLIGFAWREHENPFKNKKSLP, from the coding sequence ATGAAAAAAAACATTTCCATCGCATTATTGACAATGGCGCTGCTCGTGCAGGCGGCGATCCTCCTCACACCGCATCATAATACGCTCTACGCGGAAAATAAGAAAATCATTCTCCGCAACGCCGACATCATCGAAGGAGGCCAGCTTGACGGAGCATCGTCGCCCGACAAGCAGTTCCGTTCGGTAATCGGAAACGTAATCTTCGAGCACAACAACATGACCCTGCAGTGCGACCGGGCCACCGAATACCCCGGAGAGAATCGCATTACCCTTACGGGAAACATCACCATCACCGGTAACGACCTTGAAATCCATGCCGACAACGGAATCTACCATCCCGATACCGAAATCGGTGAACTCACCGGCAACGTTCGGGGAAGAATGATCAGCAGCAACCATGCAGCAAAAGCAAAGAAAGCCATTCTCAATAACAGGACAAACCAGCTCTGGCTGTATGAAGACGCCATTGCATGGGGCGCTGACCAGCAGATCAGCGGCGATATCATACTGGTACATCTCAAAGAAACCGCAAAAGGAGGCAAACGCCGCATTGACGAAGTGCAGGTACACCGAAACGCATTTTTTGCGGCAAAAGACACCCTCTCCGGCACCCCGCAGCTTTTCGATCAGCTTTCAGGCAAAAAAATGGTCATCAGAATGAACGACCGCTCAAAAATCTCGGGAGTTACCGTAACCGATCAGGCAGAAAGCCTCTACCATCTCTATGACGAAAACCGTCAACCCTCGGGAATCAACTACTCGAGCGGCAACATCATCAGGATGCTCTTCCGCGACGGCCATCTGGTGCGAGTCAACGTAACCGGCAACGTCGAGGGAAAACAGTACCCTGTTTCATACCGAGGCGATACAAGCCTTAACCTCATCGGTTTTGCATGGAGAGAACATGAAAACCCCTTCAAAAACAAAAAAAGCCTTCCCTGA
- the ribH gene encoding 6,7-dimethyl-8-ribityllumazine synthase: MQIKQIEGSLSAKGARFALVVSRFNDFIGQKLVEGALDCLRRHGAEDSEVVIYRCPGAFELPMVAKKAALSGNHDAVIALGVIIRGSTPHFDVIAAEATKGLAQVALDTMIPVAFGVLTTENLEQAIERAGTKAGNKGFDAAMTVIEMVNLYRQF; encoded by the coding sequence ATGCAGATCAAACAGATTGAGGGGTCGCTGAGCGCAAAGGGCGCGAGGTTTGCGCTGGTTGTTTCCCGTTTTAATGATTTTATCGGTCAGAAGCTGGTTGAGGGGGCTCTGGATTGCCTTCGTCGTCATGGAGCGGAGGATTCGGAGGTGGTGATTTATCGCTGTCCCGGCGCTTTTGAGCTGCCTATGGTGGCTAAAAAAGCTGCTTTAAGCGGTAATCACGATGCCGTTATTGCGCTTGGAGTCATTATCAGGGGCTCGACGCCGCATTTTGACGTGATTGCCGCCGAAGCTACCAAGGGTCTGGCTCAGGTTGCCCTTGATACCATGATACCTGTCGCTTTCGGGGTGCTGACGACGGAGAATCTGGAACAGGCTATCGAGCGTGCCGGGACGAAAGCGGGAAACAAGGGATTCGATGCCGCGATGACCGTTATTGAGATGGTGAATCTCTATCGTCAGTTTTAG
- a CDS encoding peroxiredoxin, giving the protein MIAEGVKAPAFSLPDASGRMISLSDCIGQKVLVIFYPGDDTPVCTAQLCDYRNNVLEFTRRGIAVLGISGDSVESHRLFAEKHELPFTLLSDSDKRVAKAFDALGFLGMSQRAYVLVDETGVVLLAYSDFLPVTYQPMKDLLARIDAAS; this is encoded by the coding sequence ATGATAGCAGAAGGAGTGAAGGCGCCGGCGTTCAGCCTGCCTGATGCCTCGGGTCGGATGATTTCGCTTTCCGATTGTATCGGGCAGAAAGTACTCGTTATTTTTTATCCCGGTGATGATACGCCGGTCTGTACTGCTCAGTTGTGTGATTATCGCAACAATGTTCTTGAGTTTACCCGGCGCGGCATCGCGGTGCTTGGCATCAGTGGCGACAGTGTGGAGTCTCACCGGTTGTTTGCTGAAAAGCATGAGTTGCCGTTTACTCTTTTGAGCGATAGCGACAAGCGTGTTGCAAAGGCATTCGATGCTTTGGGGTTTCTGGGTATGTCGCAGCGGGCTTATGTTCTGGTTGACGAAACAGGGGTCGTTCTTTTGGCGTACAGCGATTTTCTGCCGGTAACCTATCAGCCGATGAAAGATCTTCTTGCCCGGATCGATGCGGCTTCCTGA
- a CDS encoding UDP-N-acetyl glucosamine 2-epimerase encodes MKKVLLTAGGRSGALLLAPLYHALKKKGCCEPIACFAAGAGEELLSAEVAACFSMVGADRAILLSQDSSSGRLAEVLTGMERIIVLEKPDLVMVFGNDAAALGAAVASVQCGVSVASVDAGLRSNDLADSGERCRRMIDAAASLHLVSEHSGEYNLISEGIIEEDIFFAGNLAIDSLAVLMPEANKRAVCGDFGVDPKKFALVLLQGPALFSGRESLEMLLGLLRGLAGKSELLMPLSPAFDAALSLYGLRGAFGEVPGLRLIGHPGYIELLGLLRDASFLLVDTEDLQPEATVMSVPCLSMMEVTSRPSTIEIGTNILVGMDEDDVWSRADDVLRLHAHSGLSKRSKIPEKWDGQAAQRIVELLERIL; translated from the coding sequence GTGAAAAAAGTCCTATTGACTGCCGGCGGACGTTCCGGCGCTCTTTTACTCGCTCCGTTGTACCATGCCTTGAAAAAAAAGGGGTGCTGTGAGCCGATCGCATGTTTTGCCGCAGGGGCTGGCGAAGAGTTGCTCTCTGCGGAGGTTGCGGCCTGTTTTTCGATGGTCGGCGCGGATCGTGCCATTCTGTTGTCGCAAGACTCTTCTTCCGGTCGTCTTGCCGAAGTTCTGACCGGGATGGAGCGGATTATTGTGCTTGAAAAGCCGGATCTGGTGATGGTGTTCGGCAATGATGCCGCGGCGTTGGGCGCTGCCGTTGCCTCTGTGCAGTGCGGCGTTTCTGTCGCATCGGTCGATGCTGGTTTGCGGAGCAATGATCTTGCCGATTCGGGCGAGAGGTGCCGTCGTATGATTGATGCTGCGGCGTCGCTGCATCTTGTCAGCGAGCATAGCGGCGAGTATAATCTGATCAGCGAGGGTATTATCGAAGAGGATATTTTTTTTGCGGGTAATCTTGCAATCGACTCTCTTGCCGTTCTGATGCCTGAGGCAAACAAGCGGGCTGTTTGCGGCGATTTTGGCGTTGATCCTAAAAAGTTCGCATTGGTTCTTTTGCAGGGTCCGGCGCTTTTTTCCGGCAGGGAGTCTCTTGAGATGCTGCTTGGATTGCTTCGGGGCCTTGCCGGAAAAAGCGAGCTTCTTATGCCGCTCAGCCCCGCTTTTGATGCGGCTCTCTCTCTTTACGGGTTGCGTGGTGCGTTTGGTGAGGTGCCGGGACTGCGTCTGATCGGGCATCCCGGCTATATCGAGCTCCTGGGTCTGCTCAGGGATGCCTCTTTTCTGCTTGTCGATACGGAAGACCTGCAGCCTGAGGCTACGGTGATGAGCGTGCCCTGCCTTTCCATGATGGAGGTTACCTCCCGCCCTTCAACCATAGAGATCGGCACCAATATATTGGTCGGTATGGATGAGGATGATGTCTGGAGCAGGGCGGATGATGTTTTGCGTCTGCATGCGCATTCAGGGTTGTCGAAACGATCGAAAATTCCTGAAAAATGGGATGGTCAGGCTGCGCAACGCATTGTCGAACTGCTTGAGAGGATATTGTAG